The proteins below come from a single Bombus pyrosoma isolate SC7728 linkage group LG10, ASM1482585v1, whole genome shotgun sequence genomic window:
- the LOC122571418 gene encoding metallo-beta-lactamase domain-containing protein 1, whose product MCEVIVLFNGYSTKLDNEIMKANCSCTLIKASKNIIVDTMTAWDREKIIQALFKHNITPEKIDYVVCTHNHADHIGNNNLFVNAEHIIGTCVHRGELFFNKNFKDGYKICPEVKVIATPGHTPDDVTVLVETIVSGRPTCFAITGDLFEKKEDISDPSIWKELGTIELQKTQSLMRSHVVDLANLIIPGHGPMFAVTDDMRKIIRSQIIL is encoded by the exons atgtgcgaggttattgtattatttaatggtTATTCTACAAAACTTGacaatgaaataatgaaagcCAATTGTTCTTGTACATTAATAAAGGCATCGAAGAATATTATCGTTGATACTATGACAGCTTGGGACcgagaaaaaataatacaag cactttttaaacataatattacacctgaaaaaattgattatgtCGTATGTACTCATAATCATGCCGATCATAtaggaaataataatcttttcgTAAATGCGGAACATATAATTGGAACTTGTGTTCACCGTGGTGaactatttttcaataaaaattttaaagacg GATATAAAATTTGCCCAGAAGTTAAAGTTATAGCAACCCCTGGACATACACCAGATGATGTTACAGTTTTAGTTGAAACTATAGTTTCTGGGAGACCTACATGTTTTGCTATTAcag gagatttatttgaaaaaaaggaagacatATCAGATCCATCGATTTGGAAAGAGTTAGGAACTATAGAATTACAAAAAACTCAATCACTTATGCGATCTCATGTAGTAGATTTGGCAAATCTTATAATACCTGGACATGGGCCCATGTTTGCTGTTACTGATGAcatgagaaaaattattaggagtcaaataattctataa
- the LOC122571417 gene encoding integrator complex subunit 9, whose protein sequence is MKLYCLSSEPTKPCLVLSFKGITLMLDCGLNMQSILHFMPMPMVPSTKFNSLPLWLPRDNHQDWQIEGELKECCGRVFVDSTPEFSPPLEKIVDFSEIDAILISNYTCMLALPFITEDTGFKGIIYATEPTLQIGRFFMEELVEFIEQTPKATLAKHWKEMLHVLPPPLADALKPKSWKHIYSISAVNTALSYIQTVGYDQKLDIYGALTVTPISSGYCLGSSNWLISCDHEKVAFVSGSSTLTTHPRPMEQATLKHANMLILTGLTQTPTANPDTMLGELCMTVAITLRTGGCVLIPCYPSGVVYDLFECLSTHLDKSGFSQVPLFFISPVAETSLAYSNILAEWLSTNKQNKVYLPEEPFPHAFLVKNARLKHFTSIYAEGFSSDYRQPCVVFCGHPSLRFGDAVHFVQLWGNNPQHTIIFTEPDFPYLDALAPFQPLAMKAVHCPIDTSLNFTQANKLIRDLKPEHLVIPECYTQPPITAPHRTDLVIEPVGEKPLITFKRGEVIKLPLKRKKGRVFIEPELAGNIIPNEIRPGLSLASVTGELEVKDNVYTIKSIEDRSSGKRKASSSSPAPIKEEVLKERKHEYGNLDPQELLQKLNQEGIQGAKLQHTPTATSIHLQDEDTLIQIGDNSTHIFCNGDQKIRRRLRTIIMQCLKRF, encoded by the exons ATGAAACtg tattgtTTATCGAGTGAACCAACAAAACCATGTTTGGTTCTAAGTTTCAAAGGAATTACTTTAATGTTAGATTGCGGTTTAAATATGCAATCTATACTACATTTCATGCCAATGCCTATGGTTCCCAGCACCAAATTTAATTCCTTACCTTTGTGGCTTCCACGTGATAATCATCAAGATTGGCAAATAGAAGGG GAACTAAAAGAATGTTGCGGCAGAGTATTTGTAGATTCGACCCCTGAATTTTCTCCACCTTTGGAGAAAATAGTAGACTTTTCAGAAATTGATGCCATTTTGATATCAAATTACACTTGTATGTTGGCTCTGCCATTTATAACAGAGGACACTGGTTTTAAAGGCATTATTTATGCTACAGAACCAACATTACAGATTGGACGATTTTTTATGGAAGAACTAGTAGAATTCATTGAACAAACTCCAAAAGCTACATTAGCTAAACATTGGAAAGAAATGTTACATGTATTACCTCCTCCATTAGCTGATGCTCTTAAGCCAAAATCTTGGAAACATATATATTCGATATCAGCAGTTAATACTGCTTTATCATATATCCAAACAGTTGGATATGATCAAAAATTG GATATATATGGTGCATTAACAGTCACTCCTATAAGCTCCGGATATTGTTTGGGTAGCAGTAATTGGTTAATTTCATGTGACCATGAAAAGGTTGCATTTGTAAGTGGATCCTCAACATTGACAACACATCCTCGGCCTATGGAACAAGCTACTTTGAAACATGCTAATATGTTAATACTAACTGGTTTAACTCAAACACCTACTGCAAATCCAGATACTATGCTTGGAGAACTGTGTATGACTGTTG CTATAACACTCAGAACGGGGGGATGTGTTTTAATACCGTGTTATCCATCTGGAGTTGtatatgatttatttgaaTGCCTTAGTACTCATTTGGATAAGTCTGGTTTCTCACaagttcctttattttttatatcaccAGTAGCTGAAACATCTTTAgcatattcaaatattttagctGAATg GTTGTcaacaaataaacaaaataaagtttatCTTCCTGAGGAACCATTTCCACATGCTTTTCTTGTTAAAAATGCCAGgttaaaacattttacatcTATATATGCCGAAGGTTTTAGTTCTGATTATAGACAACCTTGTGTTGTCTTTTGTGGTCATCCCAGCCTTAGATTTGGAGATGCAGTTCATTTTGTTCAGTTATGGGGTAATAATCCACAACATACCATAATTTTCACag AACCAGATTTTCCATATTTAGATGCTTTGGCACCATTTCAACCATTAGCTATGAAAGCAGTGCATTGTCCAATTGACACATCTCTTAATTTTACTCAagctaataaattaattaggGATTTGAAACCAGAACATTTAGTTATACCTGAGTGTTATACACAACCACCAATAACTGCTCCACATAGAACAGATCTTGTTATAGAACCTGTAGGG gAAAAACCTTTAATCACTTTCAAAAGAGGTGAAGTTATAAAATTgcctttaaaaagaaagaaaggacgGGTGTTTATTGAGCCAGAATTAGCTGGAAATATAATTCCTAATGAAATTCGTCCTGGTTTAAGTCTTGCTTCTGTTACTGGTGAACTGGAAGTTAAGGATAacgtatatacaataaaa AGCATTGAAGATAGATCTAGTGGAAAACGTAAAGCGTCTTCCAGTTCACCTGCACCAATTAAGGAAGAAGTtcttaaagaaagaaaacatgAGTATGGCAATTTGGATCCACAAGAACTCCTTCAAAAGCTTAATCAAGAAGGTATTCAAGGAGCCAAGTTACAACATACTCCAACTGCAACCAGTATTCATTTa CAAGATGAAGATACTTTGATTCAAATAGGGGATAATTCGacacatatattttgtaacgGTGATCAAAAGATTAGGAGACGATTAAGGACTATTATTATGCAGTGCCTTAAGAGATTTTAG
- the LOC122571419 gene encoding FUN14 domain-containing protein 2 isoform X2 gives MNLPVTKKSKDDANKGECSLDISKETKSIIDKILGDVSKKSATKQIIIGTTSGWLTGFVTMKVGKIAACAVGGGIIILQIAAHQGYIKINWDKIQKKAEKLSDKVEEKVTGEGPRLMDKVERYVDRKLDKAEQLLKNGESHTRRWYHSITGDTSFKPTEFHFFLASFVAGLALGFATGN, from the exons ATGAATCTTCCAGTAACAAAGAAAAGTAAAGATGATGCGAACAAAGGAGAATGTAGCTTAGATATttcaaaggaaacaaaaagcATAATAGATAAAATCTTGGGAGATGTGAGCAAAAAATCTGCCACCAAACAAATCATTATCGGTACAACATCAGGATG GTTGACTGGTTTTGTAACAATgaaagttggaaaaattgCTGCATGTGCAGTTGGTGGtggaattataatattacagatTGCAGCACATCAAGGATACATCAAAATTAATTGGgataaaattcaaaagaaaGCTGAGAAACTATCAGATAAAGTAGAAGAGAAAGTAACAGGTGAAGGGCCAAGACTTATGGACAAG GTCGAGAGATACGTTGATAGAAAGCTAGACAAAGCTGaacaattattgaaaaatggtGAATCTCATACGCGCCGTTGGTACCACTCCATAACTGGTGATACCTCCTTTAAACCTACagaatttcactttttcctTGCATCTTTTGTAGCTGGTTTAGCACTTGGTTTTGCAACTGGCAATTAG
- the LOC122571419 gene encoding FUN14 domain-containing protein 2 isoform X1, whose amino-acid sequence MSKVYKKKIKSGATKLFKRVKMNLPVTKKSKDDANKGECSLDISKETKSIIDKILGDVSKKSATKQIIIGTTSGWLTGFVTMKVGKIAACAVGGGIIILQIAAHQGYIKINWDKIQKKAEKLSDKVEEKVTGEGPRLMDKVERYVDRKLDKAEQLLKNGESHTRRWYHSITGDTSFKPTEFHFFLASFVAGLALGFATGN is encoded by the exons ATGTCCAAAGTGTACAAGAAAAAAATCAAGTCAGGagcaacaaaattatttaaacg agTGAAGATGAATCTTCCAGTAACAAAGAAAAGTAAAGATGATGCGAACAAAGGAGAATGTAGCTTAGATATttcaaaggaaacaaaaagcATAATAGATAAAATCTTGGGAGATGTGAGCAAAAAATCTGCCACCAAACAAATCATTATCGGTACAACATCAGGATG GTTGACTGGTTTTGTAACAATgaaagttggaaaaattgCTGCATGTGCAGTTGGTGGtggaattataatattacagatTGCAGCACATCAAGGATACATCAAAATTAATTGGgataaaattcaaaagaaaGCTGAGAAACTATCAGATAAAGTAGAAGAGAAAGTAACAGGTGAAGGGCCAAGACTTATGGACAAG GTCGAGAGATACGTTGATAGAAAGCTAGACAAAGCTGaacaattattgaaaaatggtGAATCTCATACGCGCCGTTGGTACCACTCCATAACTGGTGATACCTCCTTTAAACCTACagaatttcactttttcctTGCATCTTTTGTAGCTGGTTTAGCACTTGGTTTTGCAACTGGCAATTAG